In Musa acuminata AAA Group cultivar baxijiao chromosome BXJ2-8, Cavendish_Baxijiao_AAA, whole genome shotgun sequence, one genomic interval encodes:
- the LOC135619406 gene encoding E3 ubiquitin-protein ligase EL5-like codes for MIETSVSVDASSKGSGAERAVIIGAYTIFFAVYVIVACNCSRRRSQRRSLQQPNAAVDQSLPITVYRASHFEEGIECAVCLSKLADGEEARLLPQCGHGYHRRCIDPWLRINDTCPLCRSRVGARPSANPSAGAGSTQNPPAETVPESPVSERNSASAAVDDGAGSPGAEIVIEMMMRVVDGLPSPVSPVPSDRSAMEETAPPSPATFWWTWILEIRRTAGASSEGPREGDIELGLGGGGGGGGEGTALPPNSPNGLSLGEHPDAGNR; via the coding sequence ATGATCGAAACCAGCGTTTCTGTTGATGCTTCCTCGAAAGGAAGCGGTGCTGAACGTGCAGTAATCATCGGCGCCTACACCATTTTCTTTGCCGTCTACGTCATCGTGGCCTGCAACTGCAGCCGCCGCCGCAGCCAACGCAGGTCTCTGCAGCAACCTAACGCCGCCGTCGACCAGTCGCTGCCCATCACTGTTTACCGGGCGAGCCACTTCGAGGAAGGCATCGAGTGCGCCGTCTGCCTCTCCAAGCTGGCCGACGGCGAGGAGGCTCGATTGCTCCCCCAGTGCGGTCATGGGTACCACCGCCGCTGCATCGATCCGTGGTTGCGTATAAACGACACCTGCCCGCTCTGCCGGAGCCGCGTGGGCGCCAGACCTTCTGCAAACCCCAGTGCCGGTGCTGGGTCGACGCAGAATCCGCCTGCCGAGACCGTTCCGGAGTCACCGGTCTCGGAGAGGAACTCCGCGAGTGCGGCAGTGGACGACGGAGCTGGCTCGCCGGGAGCAGAGATCGTGATTGAGATGATGATGAGGGTGGTGGATGGGCTCCCTTCGCCGGTTTCACCGGTGCCATCGGATAGGTCCGCCATGGAAGAGACCGCGCCGCCTTCTCCAGCGACGTTTTGGTGGACTTGGATCCTGGAGATCAGGCGGACTGCTGGTGCCTCGTCCGAGGGCCCGAGAGAAGGCGACATCGAGCTGGggttgggaggaggaggaggaggaggaggagagggtacCGCTCTGCCTCCGAACTCTCCGAACGGCCTGTCTCTCGGAGAACATCCCGATGCAGGAAACAGATGA